The proteins below come from a single Triticum aestivum cultivar Chinese Spring chromosome 5D, IWGSC CS RefSeq v2.1, whole genome shotgun sequence genomic window:
- the LOC123124568 gene encoding scarecrow-like protein 3, giving the protein MRTKMALRVPQMRPALERPEVPQETSSPHRKGVEPRSWGGIASIMFQQQQPPPQPQPQPQRQQQQEDVMSSATSSPASTLYSPTPYAFAGTSVQELSSDQCSVRLISLLYQCASEVAAGEFDRANLCLEHIMQLASLDAPHTLQRLAAVFADALACKLLKLLPGLSRALLSSSSSDDAHLVPAARRHMFDMLPFLKLAYLTTNHAILEAMEGERFVHVVDLSGPAANPAQWIALFHAFRGRRDGTPNLRITAVHESKEFLAGMSAVLVREAEAFDIPFQFNAVEARLEDMDFDALRHNLRVRSGEALAVSVALQLHRLLAADDTGGKRQGGLTPLQIIARSSPSSFGELLERELNTRLQLSPDASAFSSMSPQSPIGGHFPAGGQQRPKIGSFLSAVKALSPKIMVVTEQEANHNGAAFHERFDEALNYYASLFDCLERAAAAQRGSAAAERARVERSVLGEEIRSIVACEGGERKERHERARQWAGRMEAAGMERVGLSYSGAMEARKLLQRSGWGGYEVRHDAEGHCFFLCWHKKPLYAVTAWRPAGYHHSGGARSR; this is encoded by the exons ATGCGGACAAAGATGGCATTGCGCGTGCCGCAGATGCGTCCAGCCTTGGAGAGACCCGAGGTGCCACAAGAGACAAGCTCACCACATCGGAAG GGAGTGGAACCGCGTTCTTGGGGTGGGATAGCATCCATCAtgttccagcagcagcagccgccgccgcagccgcagccgcagccgcagcgccagcagcagcaggaggacGTGATGTCGTCGGCGACGTCGTCGCCGGCGTCCACGCTGTACTCTCCCACGCCGTACGCTTTCGCGGGGACGTCGGTGCAGGAGCTGAGCTCGGACCAGTGCAGCGTGCGCCTCATCAGCCTGCTGTACCAGTGCGCCTCCGAGGTGGCCGCCGGCGAGTTCGACCGCGCTAACCTCTGCCTGGAGCACATCATGCAGCTCGCGTCGCTGGACGCGCCTCACACGCTtcagcgcctcgccgccgtcttcGCGGACGCGCTGGCCTGCAAGCTGCTCAAGCTCCTGCCGGGGCTCTCGCGGGCGCTCCTGTCGTCGTCGAGCTCCGACGACGCCCACCTCGTCCCGGCCGCGCGCCGCCACATGTTCGACATGCTCCCGTTCCTCAAGCTCGCGTACCTGACCACCAACCACGCCATCCTCGAGGCCATGGAGGGCGAGCGGTTCGTCCACGTCGTCGACCTCTCCGGCCCTGCCGCCAACCCCGCGCAGTGGATCGCGCTGTTCCACGCGTTCCGCGGCCGGCGCGACGGCACGCCAAATCTCCGCATCACCGCCGTCCATGAGAGCAAGGAGTTCCTGGCTGGCATGTCCGCCGTGCTCGTCAGGGAGGCCGAGGCGTTCGACATCCCGTTCCAGTTCAACGCCGTGGAAGCGAGGCTCGAGGACATGGACTTCGACGCGCTCCGACACAACCTCCGCGTCAGGTCCGGCGAGGCGCTCGCGGTGAGCGTGGCGCTGCAGCTGCACCGCCTCCTCGCGGCCGACGACACCGGAGGCAAGCGGCAGGGCGGCCTCACCCCGCTCCAGATCATCGCGCGGTCCAGCCCGAGCAGCTTCGGGGAGCTCCTGGAGCGGGAACTGAACACGCGGCTACAGCTGAGCCCCGACGCGTCCGCGTTCTCCTCCATGTCGCCGCAGTCCCCGATAGGCGGCCACTTCCCCGCGGGAGGGCAGCAGAGGCCCAAGATCGGGTCCTTCCTGTCGGCGGTGAAGGCGCTGTCTCCCAAGATCATGGTGGTGACGGAGCAGGAGGCGAACCACAACGGGGCGGCGTTCCACGAGAGGTTCGACGAGGCGCTCAACTACTACGCGTCGCTGTTCGACTGCCTggagcgcgcggcggcggcgcagcggggcagcgcggcggcggagcgggcgcggGTGGAGCGGTCGGTGCTGGGGGAGGAGATCAGGAGCATCGTGGCGTGCGAGGGCGGGGAGCGGAAGGAGCGGCACGAGCGGGCGCGGCAGTGGGCGGGGAGGATGGAGGCGGCGGGGATGGAGCGGGTGGGGCTGAGCTACAGCGGCGCCATGGAGGCGAGGAAGCTGCTGCAGAGGAGCGGGTGGGGCGGGTACGAGGTGAGGCACGACGCCGAGGGGCACTGCTTCTTCCTCTGCTGGCACAAGAAGCCGCTGTACGCCGTCACCGCGTGGAGGCCGGCGGGGTACCACCACTCCGGCGGCGCCAGGTCCAGGTGA
- the LOC123120296 gene encoding RING finger protein 10, producing MSISPTESTRGFHPPAPRASNPSPSPRHGTASRRGSRSSPRASAAAPGVGRDGASPDSVGFIGQSVDTPQAVVGFRISGEEDDPYAQEVSDVSECQSSGQGSLGLTVHSGGSVQADVQRLELVGSLEIDHSSDGLQGNGALMASRKNQAVNANYLLNFQYDPISRPQPRGPRTYPPRRQRKIKPYNKDLFLQANFKFVVLDTGNYQIDSMDPDKMLQWEDIICVRYCSPSEVRCPICLESPLCPQITSCGHIYCFPCILHYLLMGKEDYRGECWKKCPLCFMMISAKELTTIFVTQLQHFHIGDNVTFTLLGRSKNSLTPFLRNSPSEYSSLDEDPCNVFSKFILTSDVELSVRGAKSDLSNWLQMADLGLVDDLEKLPYVSAALEQLEERMKYWSEFRYYSSSPPLKNSSSPISSNKLKNSDNPKTSHTNSGHKLSPLSDGDIITGVSGLSVSPLYINSKKGVPQKMEERRAVAVDSNEQDSYTFYQVIDGQHLILHPLNMKCLLNHFGNSDMLPPRVTGKILELETITQSEASRKRYRFLSHFSLTTTFQFCEIDLSDMLPPASLAPFMDEIKRREKQRIQTAKKEEKDRVKAEVAAAAQESAMRFEYTNFSRTQSDVMFSLDDFEALGNNAAGPSTSPPAGERKLFSDVTRLGFASALDSPPLRAETGDTNNEITRDQGPVAASSVSFASILSSTRASADSSAEMPKPNGVGKAGKKRTKVLLSTGGGRRY from the exons ATGTCCATCTCCCCTACAGAATCCACCAGAGGATTCCACCCGCCCGCTCCGCGCGCCTCGAACCCTAGCCCCAGCCCTCGCCATGGCACCGCCTCTCGCCGCGGCAGTCGCTCTTCCCCTCGGGCCTCTGCCGCCGCGCCTGGCGTCGGCAGGGACGGCGCAAGCCCCG ATTCAGTGGGTTTTATCGGGCAATCTGTTGATACACCCCAAGCG GTAGTCGGATTTAGAATATCTGGTGAAGAGGATGATCCGTACGCCCAAGAGGTTAGTGATGTTTCTGAATGCCAGTCTTCTGGACAGGGGAGTTTGGGTCTCACAGTGCACAGTGGCGGCTCAGTTCAGGCAGATGTTCAGAGACTTGAGTTGGTGGGGTCCCTGGAGATTGACCATAGTTCTGATGGACTTCAGGGTAATGGAGCTCTGATGGCTTCTAGAAAGAATCAGGCTGTGAATGCAAATTATCTTCTGAATTTCCAGTATGATCCTATTTCTCGACCGCAGCCTCGTGGCCCTAGAACATATCCACCGAGAAGGCAAAGGAAGATTAAGCCTTACAACAAGGACTTGTTCCTCCAAGCAAATTTTAAGTTCGTTGTGTTGGATACTGGAAATTATCAGATTGATTCAATGGATCCTGATAAGATGCTCCAGTGGGAAGATATCATCTGTGTAAGATATTGTAGCCCTTCTGAGGTGCGATGTCCAATTTGCTTGGAAAGCCCACTGTGCCCGCAGATTACATCATGCGGTCATATATATTGCTTTCCATGCATTTTGCATTATTTACTAATGGGTAAAGAGGATTAcagaggtgagtgctggaagaagtGCCCACTGTGTTTCATGATGATATCTGCAAAAGAGTTGACCACCATCTTTGTCACTCAACTTCAGCATTTCCATATTGGCGACAACGTGACCTTCACACTTCTGGGGCGGTCAAAAAATTCACTCACTCCTTTTCTTAGGAATTCGCCTAGTGAATATTCTTCTTTAGATGAAGATCCTTGCAATGTTTTCTCCAAGTTCATTTTGACATCTGATGTTGAGCTCTCCGTTAGAGGGGCAAAATCAGATCTCAGTAATTGGTTGCAGATGGCTGACTTAGGCCTTGTTGATGACTTGGAGAAACTTCCATATGTTTCCGCTGCTTTGGAGCAACTGGAAGAAAGGATGAAATACTGGTCTGAGTTCAGATATTACAGTAGCAGCCCCCCTCTAAAAAATAGCTCCTCTCCTATCTCTAGTAACAAATTGAAGAACTCTGATAATCCGAAAACTTCACATACGAACAGTGGGCATAAACTCTCCCCTCTTTCAGATGGAGATATTATTACCGGTGTTTCAGGGCTTTCTGTTTCACCCCTATATATTAACTCCAAAAAGGGAGTGCCACAAAAAATGGAAGAGCGACGTGCTGTTGCAGTTGATTCAAATGAACAAGACTCATACACATTTTACCAG GTGATTGATGGTCAGCACCTAATTCTTCATCCATTGAACATGAAATGCCTTCTTAACCATTTTGGAAATTCTGATATGCTTCCACCAAG AGTGACTGGAAAAATCTTGGAGTTGGAAACTATAACACAGTCCGAGGCTTCAAGAAAACGCTACCGCTTCTTAAgccacttctcattaactacaaCGTTCCAG TTCTGCGAAATTGACCTGAGTGATATGCTACCTCCTGCCTCATTGGCTCCATTCATGGATGAAATCAAAAGGCGTGAGAAACAAAGAATACAAACTGCCAAGAAG GAAGAAAAGGACAGGGTGAAGGCCGAAGTAGCCGCTGCTGCCCAGGAATCTGCTATGCGTTTTGAATATACAAATTTCTCTCGCACTCAGAGCGATGTTATGTTCTCTCTCGATGACTTTGAAG CTCTGGGAAATAATGCTGCTGGACCATCAACGAGTCCACCGGCCGGTGAACGTAAACTTTTCTCCGATGTTACACGGCTTGGTTTCGCGTCTGCACTGGACTCGCCTCCTCTGAGAGCTGAAACTGGAGACACCAATAATGAAATCACAAGGGATCAAG GGCCGGTAGCAGCGTCTTCCGTGTCCTTTGCCAGCATCCTATCTTCTACTAGAGCTTCTGCGGACAGCAGCGCCGAGATGCCTAAACCAAATGGAGTCGGAAAGGCGGGCAAGAAGCGCACCAAGGTGCTCTTATCGACCGGTGGTGGCCGCCGATACTAG